Genomic window (Drosophila ananassae strain 14024-0371.13 chromosome 3L, ASM1763931v2, whole genome shotgun sequence):
AAGAAAACGCCGAGAGAAACCGAGACATGCTCTGATTAAGCAGGTTTTGTTCTCTCTTCGCTAAAGGAGAATTGGtattggaattggaattggaattgtTATGCATGCTAATTGCGAAGGCGTCTATTCGACTTTGATTTCTATCTCCTATTCAAGGATAACGACAATCTGCGTCATCCGTATGTCCCTGCCAGGATCAATAAAAACTAATCTAAGAAGAATGcaataaaaaacagaaaagcTTTTCCTTTTCAAAAGATAGAAAAAAGTTTGAAGGACTCTTTATTGGAGCTTTCAAAAAATTGTCTTCAAGAACTCCTTCTTTTACAAACTATCTCATTCTTAGTAACATTTTGAGGGAATATCTTTCTATTTCTCTatcattaaaaaatcaaatctCAAAATTCCAGGTTCACCGAATAGAAAAATGGAATCTCGATTTGAAGACTTCTTGGGCAGTGGTGATGTACTGCCCATGGAACCCAAATTACCTGAACTTAGTTTGAGGGAATATCGAAACGAAAATCGGATAGAGCCGCCACAAAAGGATCTCAGGCTTCCGAAGCAAAAGGACATCGTTGCGGCACTCAGCGAATTTTGGCGTGAATCTGAACACTGTGACTTCTTGGTTCGGATCGGCGAATATAGATTCCCCTGCCACCGACTGGTGCTAATGGCCTATATCCAGAAGGTGCGCGAAAATCCGGATGTTTTGGATCTGGAATTGCCGGAGGACTTAGTGTCCCCGGGCATATTCGTTTCCCTATATCGCTGGATGACCGACCACGATATTCTGATAAAGCGCTCAGAGATCATACAGCTTTTGTCGGTGGCCACCTATCTGAAAATCGACGAGCTGCTCCACCAGATCTGGACTTGCCTCGAGTCGGATGAATTCAGTGAGCATCACGCCTATCAAGTGGCCGCCGAGGTCCTGTGCTTCAAGACCTTGAAGCACTTACACTGTCCCATGCTGCAGCGAATCCAGGGCTACTTTCTCACATTTGTATCCTGCAAGGAGTTCCTGGAACTGTCACTCGAAAGCCTGTGTTTTATTCTCTCCTCGAACGAAATTGCCGTCAACAGCGAGACGGAGGTTTTTTACGCCGCCATTCGATGGCTGAATCACAATTGGCCGGAACGACTCAAGCACGTTGCGGAGGTCCTGGAAAAGGTGCGACTGCTTAGGGTGCCAAAAAAGTTGGTCAAGTTGTTGGAGTCGCCGAGGGGAGAGTACCAGGTGGATCGGGTCACTCAGCTAGCAGAAGTGAGGAAGAGCCTGGAGGAGATTAGGTGGGTATCCTTGTTGGCTTTTAAAACCAATCAACTTCCATGTCCTTTCGATAGTTTCGCTCAAATTCTGATGCAGCACAGTGATGGAACGTCGTTGTTTGGCGAGATTTATGAGATCTTTCAGGTGACCGTGCCCCAAGCCCGAAAGTTCATATGTCATGACCTGTCACCGTACCATCACCCCGATCCGAACTTACCTGGCCGGGTGTTCAGCTACTCCGAGTTCCTTAAATACCTGGCCCTGCTCCAGACCCTGCCGCCGGATACTTTGCCGCAGCTGCTACGCAGAACTTGATGATGTGCCTGGAGGATGATGACAGCGATCGTGGCATGTGGCAGTTACAAAACACTCGCATTACCCGGTCAGTTGTGCGTCGAGGTGTGACTGAAAACTTTCAGGAATAACATTTCAAATATAATCTTGTTGTTTGTGTAGGTTTAGTTTAGTTCATTtcttaaaaagaaataaaattagtGTTTGGCAAACTAAACCCCAAAGCCGCTCCTGTTTCCCTTCTTATGCTCCTTTTCTGCGATTTCCAAAACAATTTCCTCATCAGCAGTAACAGCCGCAACAAAAGCGCCAACAACGCTAACTGCAAACCGCATTTCGCAGCATCGTCATCATCCTGGCCACATCACCTTGTTCCAGGTTGGAATGCCCGCGGCGCCGCTTCGGAGCTCAAAGCACACAGACGCACATACAGGCACACCTTAGCCACAATCTGCCACCCAGCTTGGCCCACAATTTGCCACCAACACTGCCACGCTGCCGCACACCTGGCGTCACAGgtaaattgaaaatgtttgttgCTGCGGCAAGAGTC
Coding sequences:
- the LOC6496363 gene encoding actin-binding protein IPP, with the translated sequence MESRFEDFLGSGDVLPMEPKLPELSLREYRNENRIEPPQKDLRLPKQKDIVAALSEFWRESEHCDFLVRIGEYRFPCHRLVLMAYIQKVRENPDVLDLELPEDLVSPGIFVSLYRWMTDHDILIKRSEIIQLLSVATYLKIDELLHQIWTCLESDEFSEHHAYQVAAEVLCFKTLKHLHCPMLQRIQGYFLTFVSCKEFLELSLESLCFILSSNEIAVNSETEVFYAAIRWLNHNWPERLKHVAEVLEKVRLLRVPKKLVKLLESPRGEYQVDRVTQLAEVRKSLEEISFAQILMQHSDGTSLFGEIYEIFQVTVPQARKFICHDLSPYHHPDPNLPGRVFSYSEFLKYLALLQTLPPDTLPQLLRRT